The Streptomyces sp. NBC_01197 genome window below encodes:
- a CDS encoding DEAD/DEAH box helicase encodes MPENDEIVADAEAVVVEVEEAVTEAVAAEDTATEAAVTDETAVGESVTDEEPAEPTVTFGSLGLPDGIVRKLAQNGVTAPFPIQAATIPDALAGKDILGRGRTGSGKTLSFGLPLLSTLAGGHTEKKKPRGIILTPTRELAMQVADALQPYGDVLGLKMKVVCGGTSMSNQIYALERGVDVLVATPGRLRDLINRGACSLANVQVAVLDEADQMSDLGFLPEVTELLDQIPGGGQRMLFSATMENEISTLVKRYLTNPVTHEVDSAQGNVSTMTHHVLVVKPKDKAPVTAAIAARKGRTIIFVRTQLGADRIAEQLCESGVKADALHGGMTQGARTRVLEDFKKGYVNALVATDVAARGIHVDGIDLVLNVDPAGDHKDYLHRSGRTARAGKSGTVVSLSLPHQRRQIFRLMEDAGVDATRHIVQGAGAFEPEVAEITGARSLTEVQADSANNAAKQAEREAKDLTRELERVQRRATELREEADRLVARAARERGDDPEAAVAEVLQAAEAEIAAAVPEQPRAEQREERRDDRGNFGRRDDRGGDRGGYRGGDRGGFQRRDDRGGNGGFRRDDRPSGGSGGGFRGGERRDNDRPSGGFRGGERRDDRGGNGGFQRRDDRPSGGFRGGERRDNDRPSGGFRGGERRDDRGGNGGFQRRDDRPSGGHRGSDRPFNRDRRDDRPTGGFRSGSSDRPTGRRDDHRTTGTGTGTGSFGRRDDKPRWKRNG; translated from the coding sequence ATGCCCGAGAACGACGAGATCGTCGCCGACGCCGAGGCTGTCGTGGTCGAGGTCGAAGAGGCCGTCACCGAGGCCGTAGCCGCCGAGGACACCGCCACCGAGGCCGCAGTCACCGACGAGACCGCCGTCGGCGAGTCCGTCACCGATGAAGAGCCCGCCGAGCCGACCGTGACCTTCGGGTCGCTCGGCCTGCCTGACGGCATCGTCCGCAAGCTCGCCCAGAACGGCGTCACCGCGCCCTTCCCGATCCAGGCAGCGACCATCCCGGACGCCCTGGCCGGCAAGGACATCCTGGGCCGTGGCCGTACCGGCTCCGGCAAGACCCTCTCCTTCGGCCTCCCGCTGCTGTCGACGCTCGCCGGCGGGCACACCGAGAAGAAGAAGCCGCGCGGCATCATCCTCACCCCGACCCGTGAGCTCGCGATGCAGGTCGCGGACGCGCTCCAGCCCTACGGCGACGTGCTCGGCCTGAAGATGAAGGTCGTCTGCGGCGGTACGTCGATGAGCAACCAGATCTACGCCCTGGAGCGCGGCGTCGACGTCCTCGTCGCCACCCCGGGCCGTCTGCGCGACCTCATCAACCGTGGCGCCTGCTCGCTCGCCAACGTCCAGGTCGCCGTCCTCGACGAGGCCGACCAGATGTCCGACCTGGGCTTCCTGCCCGAGGTCACCGAACTGCTCGACCAGATCCCCGGCGGCGGCCAGCGGATGCTGTTCTCCGCCACCATGGAGAACGAGATCTCCACCCTGGTCAAGCGCTACCTGACCAACCCCGTCACGCACGAGGTCGACAGCGCGCAGGGCAACGTCTCGACGATGACCCACCACGTCCTCGTGGTGAAGCCGAAGGACAAGGCGCCGGTCACCGCCGCCATCGCCGCCCGCAAGGGCCGTACGATCATCTTCGTCCGCACCCAGCTGGGCGCGGACCGCATCGCCGAGCAGCTGTGCGAGTCGGGCGTGAAGGCCGACGCGCTGCACGGCGGCATGACCCAGGGCGCCCGTACGCGCGTTCTTGAGGACTTCAAGAAGGGCTACGTCAACGCGCTCGTCGCGACCGACGTCGCCGCCCGCGGTATCCACGTCGACGGCATCGACCTGGTCCTGAACGTGGACCCGGCCGGGGACCACAAGGACTACCTGCACCGTTCGGGCCGTACCGCCCGCGCCGGCAAGTCAGGCACGGTCGTCTCGCTGTCGCTGCCGCACCAGCGTCGCCAGATCTTCCGGCTGATGGAGGACGCGGGCGTCGACGCCACGCGCCACATCGTCCAGGGGGCCGGGGCCTTCGAGCCCGAGGTCGCCGAGATCACCGGTGCCCGTTCGCTGACCGAGGTCCAGGCCGACTCCGCGAACAACGCCGCCAAGCAGGCGGAGCGCGAGGCCAAGGACCTCACCCGTGAGCTGGAGCGCGTCCAGCGCCGGGCGACCGAGCTGCGCGAGGAGGCCGACCGCCTCGTGGCGCGTGCCGCCCGCGAGCGCGGTGACGACCCGGAGGCCGCTGTCGCCGAGGTGCTGCAGGCCGCCGAGGCCGAGATCGCGGCCGCCGTACCGGAGCAGCCGAGGGCGGAGCAGCGCGAGGAGCGCCGCGACGACCGCGGCAACTTCGGGCGCCGTGACGACCGGGGCGGCGACCGTGGGGGATACCGCGGCGGCGACCGTGGTGGTTTCCAGCGCCGTGACGACCGTGGTGGCAACGGCGGTTTCCGCCGTGACGACCGTCCCTCGGGTGGTTCCGGTGGTGGCTTCCGTGGCGGCGAGCGTCGTGACAACGACCGTCCGTCCGGTGGTTTCCGTGGCGGCGAGCGTCGGGACGACCGCGGTGGCAACGGCGGCTTCCAGCGTCGCGACGACCGCCCGTCCGGCGGCTTCCGTGGCGGCGAGCGTCGTGACAACGACCGTCCGTCCGGTGGTTTCCGTGGCGGCGAGCGTCGGGACGACCGCGGTGGCAACGGCGGCTTCCAGCGTCGCGACGACCGCCCCTCCGGCGGCCACCGCGGCAGCGACCGTCCGTTCAACCGCGACCGCCGCGACGACCGCCCCACCGGCGGTTTCCGCTCCGGCAGCAGCGACCGTCCGACCGGCCGCCGCGACGACCACCGCACGACCGGAACGGGCACCGGCACCGGTTCCTTCGGCCGCCGCGACGACAAGCCGCGCTGGAAGCGCAACGGCTGA
- a CDS encoding VOC family protein gives MAAPGNINGLGIILGSTDPEPLIEWYRTALEPLGARWEGHMLIVGEQAIIGFDRRDDVAEKAAEPGRQLVNLMVRDIRAAEKHFNTLGVTWVRPVEDTGGGWFFSTLLDPDGNYLQVLQGPATP, from the coding sequence ATGGCAGCCCCTGGCAACATCAACGGACTGGGCATCATCCTCGGCAGTACGGATCCCGAACCGCTCATCGAGTGGTACCGCACAGCGCTGGAGCCACTGGGGGCCCGATGGGAGGGCCACATGCTCATCGTCGGAGAGCAGGCGATCATCGGATTCGATCGCCGTGACGACGTGGCGGAAAAGGCCGCGGAACCGGGCAGGCAGCTGGTCAACCTCATGGTGCGTGACATCCGTGCGGCCGAGAAGCACTTCAACACCCTCGGTGTGACCTGGGTCAGGCCGGTCGAGGACACCGGGGGCGGATGGTTCTTCTCCACCCTGCTGGACCCGGACGGCAACTACCTCCAGGTGCTTCAGGGCCCCGCGACGCCCTGA